A genomic stretch from Malus domestica chromosome 15, GDT2T_hap1 includes:
- the LOC114821450 gene encoding putative receptor-like protein kinase At3g47110 isoform X2: protein MSSWNESMHFCMWHGVTCGRRHRQRVTNLDLQSQNLVGKLSPSIGNLSFLRELWLQNNSLGHEIPPQIGNLRRLQILRLDVNSFSGSIPHNLSHCFNLILVNFTRNKLVGKIPSEIGLLSKLQEFVLKFNNVTGQVPPSLGNLSSLQVLSLSSNNLMGNIPSSLGQLKKLTFLGLGLNRLFGSIPSSIYNMSSLVTFSIPINQIQGSIPSDIGKSLPNLEIFIVNSNQLTGSIPPSIFNVTSVWYFDVGINNLIGRVPNLQKLHNLLHFSILNNSIGSGKDGDLSFLSDLTNATQLQALIINDNNFGGTLPMSIANLSTKLEWFWVHRNQIYGSIPSGIGNLVSLETLGLGKNSFTGSIPSDMGKLSNLGALQISHNTLSGNIPSSLRNLTKLFYLELDGNHLEGSIPSSLGECHWLQSLSVSYNLLNGTIPKQVFRLPSLSISLDLSNNLFTGFLPPEVGNFHSLSKLDLSDNMLSGELPSSLGGCESLEVLHLQGNFFNGSIPLSMSSLRGIQDLDLSRNNFSGEIPHFLEGFRILNNLNLSFNQFWGEVPTGGVFKNASAISVVGNTNLCSPIANLKLPKCKSKETNKQRLSRSLKLVLPLVFGLTLLGIAMVFSYFFLCSSRKKRKEISLNTLGNTILQVSYATLLKATDGFSETNLIGAGSFGSVYKGVLDEDDKAQLVAVKMFNLLRHGASRSFIAECEALRNIRHRNLVKIITVCSSVDFHGNDFKALVYEFMDNGSLDEWLHPPTGTEELRDHVPKKLSLLQRLEIAIGVACALDYLHNHCETPIVHCDLKPSNVLLDNELTGHVSDFGLARFLSQVTSNVSANQSQTSSVGIRGTVGYAAPEYGMGSEVSTNGDVYSFGILLLEMFTGKRPTDNMFGDILNLHNFVKMALPGRVTEIADASLLQGGTNENPSQCSARIHKVEVCLSSIFRNGIACSVESATDRLKNINEVAYELHSIRNTFLG, encoded by the exons ATGAGCTCTTGGAATGAATCCATGCACTTTTGCATGTGGCATGGTGTGACGTGCGGTCGACGGCATCGCCAAAGGGTCACTAACCTGGACCTGCAATCTCAAAATCTGGTAGGGAAACTATCCCCAAGCATCGGAAATCTAAGTTTTCTACGGGAGCTGTGGTTGCAAAATAACAGCCTCGGTCATGAAATTCCTCCACAAATTGGGAATTTGCGTAGGTTGCAGATATTGCGATTAGACGTTAACTCGTTTAGTGGCAGTATTCCACACAATTTATCACATTGCTTCAACCTTATCCTTGTGAATTTCACTCGCAACAAGCTGGTGGGTAAAATTCCTTCAGAAATTGGATTGCTGTCGAAGTTGCAAGAATTTGTgttaaaatttaataatgtaACGGGACAGGTCCCTCCTTCCTTAGGGAACCTTTCATCTCTCCAGGTACTAAGTCTTTCTAGTAATAACTTGATGGGAAACATCCCCAGTTCTCTTGGccaattgaaaaaattaacCTTCTTGGGATTGGGGTTAAATCGGTTGTTTGGTAGCATCCCTTCCTCCATTTATAACATGTCTTCTCTTGTTACATTTTCCATTCCAATTAACCAAATTCAAGGGAGTATTCCATCAGATATTGGCAAAAGTCTTCCTAATCTCGAAATCTTCATCGTCAACTCAAACCAACTCACTGGGTCCATACCCCCCTCAATATTCAACGTCACAAGTGTTTGGTATTTTGATGTTGGGATTAACAACCTAATCGGACGGGTACCGAATCTCCAAAAGCTTCACAACCTCCTGCATTTCAGCATTCTAAATAATAGTATTGGAAGCGGTAAAGATGGTGACTTAAGTTTTCTCTCGGACTTGACCAATGCCACGCAGTTACAAGCGCTGATTATTAACGACAACAATTTTGGAGGGACATTGCCCATGTCAATAGCCAATCTCTCAACCAAActtgaatggttttgggttcACCGTAACCAAATATATGGAAGTATCCCATCTGGGATAGGGAACCTGGTGAGCTTGGAAACGTTGGGTTTGGGGAAAAATAGCTTCACAGGTAGCATCCCCTCTGACATGGGTAAGCTTTCAAACCTTGGAGCATTACAAATTTCCCATAACACATTATCAGGAAATATTCCGTCTTCCTTAAGAAATTTAACCAAGTTATTCTAtcttgaattggatggaaatcATCTTGAGGGCAGCATTCCTTCAAGCCTAGGGGAATGCCATTGGTTGCAATCGTTGTCTGTTTCTTATAACCTCCTAAATGGCACAAtacccaaacaagtttttagacTCCCCTCCTTATCGATTTCTTTGGACTTGTCTAATAACCTCTTCACAGGTTTCCTTCCCCCGGAAGTTGGGAATTTCCATAGTCTAAGTAAATTGGATCTTTCTGATAACATGTTATCTGGAGAACTCCCCAGCAGCCTTGGTGGTTGTGAGAGTTTAGAAGTCCTGCATTTGCAAGGAAACTTCTTCAACGGGTCCATTCCTTTGTCTATGAGTTCATTGAGAGGGATTCAAGATCTAGACCTTTCTCGCAATAATTTTTCAGGGGAAATTCCGCATTTTTTAGAAGGCTTTAGAATCCTAAATAATCTGAACTTATCATTCAATCAATTTTGGGGAGAGGTACCAACTGGAGGTGTTTTCAAAAATGCGAGTGCTATTTCAGTTGTTGGCAACACTAATCTGTGCAGCCCTATTGCTAATTTAAAGCTTCCCAAGTGCAAGTCTAAAGAGACCAACAAACAAAGGTTGTCTCGTAGCTTGAAACTAGTACTCCCTTTAGTATTTGGACTTACTCTTCTAGGAATAGCCATGGTGTTCTcctatttctttctttgttcgtcaaggaagaaaaggaaagaaatttcATTGAACACTTTGGGGAACACTATTTTGCAAGTGTCATATGCTACTCTACTCAAAGCTACTGACGGGTTCTCAGAGACTAATTTAATTGGTGCTGGTAGTTTTGGGTCTGTGTACAAAGGAGTTCTTGATGAGGATGATAAAGCTCAACTTGTTGCTGTGAAGATGTTTAACTTGTTACGCCATGGAGCTTCGAGGAGTTTCATAGCCGAATGTGAAGCTTTGAGAAATATTAGGCACCGAAATCTCGTCAAGATTATAACCGTGTGTTCAAGTGTTGATTTTCATGGTAATGATTTCAAGGCTCTAGTTTATGAGTTCATGGACAACGGGAGCTTAGATGAGTGGCTGCATCCACCTACTGGAACTGAAGAGTTAAGAGATCATGTACCCAAGAAGTTAAGTCTTCTTCAGAGGCTAGAAATTGCCATTGGTGTTGCTTGTGCACTGGATTATCTTCATAATCATTGTGAAACGCCAATAGTTCATTGTGATCTCAAGCCAAGCAACGTTCTATTGGACAACGAATTGACTGGCCATGTTTCTGACTTTGGATtagcaaggtttctctcacaaGTAACGAGTAATGTTTCAGCAAATCAGAGTCAGACAAGTTCTGTTGGAATAAGAGGAACGGTTGGTTATGCAGCTCCAG AGTATGGCATGGGGAGTGAGGTGTCAACGAATGGTGATGTCTACAGCTTTGGCATTCTCTTGTTGGAGATGTTTACAGGGAAGAGACCTACTGACAACATGTTTGGTGATATCTTGAACCTTCATAATTTTGTCAAGATGGCTCTCCCCGGACGAGTTACTGAGATTGCAGACGCATCACTTCTTCAAGGAGGCACAAACGAGAATCCCAGTCAATGCAGTGCGAGAATTCATAAAGTTGAGGTGTGCTTGAGTTCAATATTTAGAAATGGAATTGCTTGTTCTGTTGAATCCGCAACTGATCGACTAAAGAATATCAATGAAGTTGCATATGAACTTCATTCCATTAGGAATACTTTTCTAGGATAG
- the LOC114821450 gene encoding probable LRR receptor-like serine/threonine-protein kinase At3g47570 isoform X1, which yields MIRSDRGDGDTSSVGITETIGYVVLVFICCWSSLQSGLGGNATDRLALLAIKAQIKQDHHNYNVMSSWNESMHFCMWHGVTCGRRHRQRVTNLDLQSQNLVGKLSPSIGNLSFLRELWLQNNSLGHEIPPQIGNLRRLQILRLDVNSFSGSIPHNLSHCFNLILVNFTRNKLVGKIPSEIGLLSKLQEFVLKFNNVTGQVPPSLGNLSSLQVLSLSSNNLMGNIPSSLGQLKKLTFLGLGLNRLFGSIPSSIYNMSSLVTFSIPINQIQGSIPSDIGKSLPNLEIFIVNSNQLTGSIPPSIFNVTSVWYFDVGINNLIGRVPNLQKLHNLLHFSILNNSIGSGKDGDLSFLSDLTNATQLQALIINDNNFGGTLPMSIANLSTKLEWFWVHRNQIYGSIPSGIGNLVSLETLGLGKNSFTGSIPSDMGKLSNLGALQISHNTLSGNIPSSLRNLTKLFYLELDGNHLEGSIPSSLGECHWLQSLSVSYNLLNGTIPKQVFRLPSLSISLDLSNNLFTGFLPPEVGNFHSLSKLDLSDNMLSGELPSSLGGCESLEVLHLQGNFFNGSIPLSMSSLRGIQDLDLSRNNFSGEIPHFLEGFRILNNLNLSFNQFWGEVPTGGVFKNASAISVVGNTNLCSPIANLKLPKCKSKETNKQRLSRSLKLVLPLVFGLTLLGIAMVFSYFFLCSSRKKRKEISLNTLGNTILQVSYATLLKATDGFSETNLIGAGSFGSVYKGVLDEDDKAQLVAVKMFNLLRHGASRSFIAECEALRNIRHRNLVKIITVCSSVDFHGNDFKALVYEFMDNGSLDEWLHPPTGTEELRDHVPKKLSLLQRLEIAIGVACALDYLHNHCETPIVHCDLKPSNVLLDNELTGHVSDFGLARFLSQVTSNVSANQSQTSSVGIRGTVGYAAPEYGMGSEVSTNGDVYSFGILLLEMFTGKRPTDNMFGDILNLHNFVKMALPGRVTEIADASLLQGGTNENPSQCSARIHKVEVCLSSIFRNGIACSVESATDRLKNINEVAYELHSIRNTFLG from the exons ATGATTCGATCGGATCGAGGTGATGGGGACACAAGTTCTGTCGGAATAACAGAAACGATTGGTTATGTGGTTTTAG TGTTCATTTGCTGTTGGAGCTCCCTGCAATCGGGACTCGGAGGGAATGCGACGGATAGGCTGGCGCTGCTTGCCATCAAAgctcaaataaagcaagatcACCATAATTACAACGTGATGAGCTCTTGGAATGAATCCATGCACTTTTGCATGTGGCATGGTGTGACGTGCGGTCGACGGCATCGCCAAAGGGTCACTAACCTGGACCTGCAATCTCAAAATCTGGTAGGGAAACTATCCCCAAGCATCGGAAATCTAAGTTTTCTACGGGAGCTGTGGTTGCAAAATAACAGCCTCGGTCATGAAATTCCTCCACAAATTGGGAATTTGCGTAGGTTGCAGATATTGCGATTAGACGTTAACTCGTTTAGTGGCAGTATTCCACACAATTTATCACATTGCTTCAACCTTATCCTTGTGAATTTCACTCGCAACAAGCTGGTGGGTAAAATTCCTTCAGAAATTGGATTGCTGTCGAAGTTGCAAGAATTTGTgttaaaatttaataatgtaACGGGACAGGTCCCTCCTTCCTTAGGGAACCTTTCATCTCTCCAGGTACTAAGTCTTTCTAGTAATAACTTGATGGGAAACATCCCCAGTTCTCTTGGccaattgaaaaaattaacCTTCTTGGGATTGGGGTTAAATCGGTTGTTTGGTAGCATCCCTTCCTCCATTTATAACATGTCTTCTCTTGTTACATTTTCCATTCCAATTAACCAAATTCAAGGGAGTATTCCATCAGATATTGGCAAAAGTCTTCCTAATCTCGAAATCTTCATCGTCAACTCAAACCAACTCACTGGGTCCATACCCCCCTCAATATTCAACGTCACAAGTGTTTGGTATTTTGATGTTGGGATTAACAACCTAATCGGACGGGTACCGAATCTCCAAAAGCTTCACAACCTCCTGCATTTCAGCATTCTAAATAATAGTATTGGAAGCGGTAAAGATGGTGACTTAAGTTTTCTCTCGGACTTGACCAATGCCACGCAGTTACAAGCGCTGATTATTAACGACAACAATTTTGGAGGGACATTGCCCATGTCAATAGCCAATCTCTCAACCAAActtgaatggttttgggttcACCGTAACCAAATATATGGAAGTATCCCATCTGGGATAGGGAACCTGGTGAGCTTGGAAACGTTGGGTTTGGGGAAAAATAGCTTCACAGGTAGCATCCCCTCTGACATGGGTAAGCTTTCAAACCTTGGAGCATTACAAATTTCCCATAACACATTATCAGGAAATATTCCGTCTTCCTTAAGAAATTTAACCAAGTTATTCTAtcttgaattggatggaaatcATCTTGAGGGCAGCATTCCTTCAAGCCTAGGGGAATGCCATTGGTTGCAATCGTTGTCTGTTTCTTATAACCTCCTAAATGGCACAAtacccaaacaagtttttagacTCCCCTCCTTATCGATTTCTTTGGACTTGTCTAATAACCTCTTCACAGGTTTCCTTCCCCCGGAAGTTGGGAATTTCCATAGTCTAAGTAAATTGGATCTTTCTGATAACATGTTATCTGGAGAACTCCCCAGCAGCCTTGGTGGTTGTGAGAGTTTAGAAGTCCTGCATTTGCAAGGAAACTTCTTCAACGGGTCCATTCCTTTGTCTATGAGTTCATTGAGAGGGATTCAAGATCTAGACCTTTCTCGCAATAATTTTTCAGGGGAAATTCCGCATTTTTTAGAAGGCTTTAGAATCCTAAATAATCTGAACTTATCATTCAATCAATTTTGGGGAGAGGTACCAACTGGAGGTGTTTTCAAAAATGCGAGTGCTATTTCAGTTGTTGGCAACACTAATCTGTGCAGCCCTATTGCTAATTTAAAGCTTCCCAAGTGCAAGTCTAAAGAGACCAACAAACAAAGGTTGTCTCGTAGCTTGAAACTAGTACTCCCTTTAGTATTTGGACTTACTCTTCTAGGAATAGCCATGGTGTTCTcctatttctttctttgttcgtcaaggaagaaaaggaaagaaatttcATTGAACACTTTGGGGAACACTATTTTGCAAGTGTCATATGCTACTCTACTCAAAGCTACTGACGGGTTCTCAGAGACTAATTTAATTGGTGCTGGTAGTTTTGGGTCTGTGTACAAAGGAGTTCTTGATGAGGATGATAAAGCTCAACTTGTTGCTGTGAAGATGTTTAACTTGTTACGCCATGGAGCTTCGAGGAGTTTCATAGCCGAATGTGAAGCTTTGAGAAATATTAGGCACCGAAATCTCGTCAAGATTATAACCGTGTGTTCAAGTGTTGATTTTCATGGTAATGATTTCAAGGCTCTAGTTTATGAGTTCATGGACAACGGGAGCTTAGATGAGTGGCTGCATCCACCTACTGGAACTGAAGAGTTAAGAGATCATGTACCCAAGAAGTTAAGTCTTCTTCAGAGGCTAGAAATTGCCATTGGTGTTGCTTGTGCACTGGATTATCTTCATAATCATTGTGAAACGCCAATAGTTCATTGTGATCTCAAGCCAAGCAACGTTCTATTGGACAACGAATTGACTGGCCATGTTTCTGACTTTGGATtagcaaggtttctctcacaaGTAACGAGTAATGTTTCAGCAAATCAGAGTCAGACAAGTTCTGTTGGAATAAGAGGAACGGTTGGTTATGCAGCTCCAG AGTATGGCATGGGGAGTGAGGTGTCAACGAATGGTGATGTCTACAGCTTTGGCATTCTCTTGTTGGAGATGTTTACAGGGAAGAGACCTACTGACAACATGTTTGGTGATATCTTGAACCTTCATAATTTTGTCAAGATGGCTCTCCCCGGACGAGTTACTGAGATTGCAGACGCATCACTTCTTCAAGGAGGCACAAACGAGAATCCCAGTCAATGCAGTGCGAGAATTCATAAAGTTGAGGTGTGCTTGAGTTCAATATTTAGAAATGGAATTGCTTGTTCTGTTGAATCCGCAACTGATCGACTAAAGAATATCAATGAAGTTGCATATGAACTTCATTCCATTAGGAATACTTTTCTAGGATAG
- the LOC103402437 gene encoding ras-related protein RABD1-like, with the protein MSNEYDYLFKLLLIGDSSVGKSCLLLRFADDSYVDSYISTIGVDFKIRTVELDGKTAKLQIWDTAGQERFRTITSSYYRGAHGIIIVYDVTEMESFNNVKQWLNEIDRYANDSVCKLLVGNKCDLVENKVVDTQTAKAFADELGIPFLETSAKDSINVEQAFLTMAAEIKKKMGNQPAANRSSGAVEMKGQPIQQNSNCCG; encoded by the exons ATGAGCAACGAATA CGATTATTTGTTCAAGCTTTTGCTAATCGGGGACTCGTCCGTTGGAAAATCTTGCTTGCTTCTCAGATTCGCT GATGATTCCTATGTAGACAGCTACATAAGCACCATTGGAGTTGATTTT AAAATCAGAACAGTGGAGCTGGATGGCAAGACAGCCAAGCTGCAGATT TGGGATACTGCTGGACAGGAGCGATTCAGGACTATAACAAGCAGTTACTACCGAGGAGCACATGGGATAATT ATTGTGTATGATGTTACCGAGATGGAGAGCTTCAATAATGTGAAGCAGTGGCTGAATGagattgacagatatgcaaatGACAGCGTGTGCAAGCTTCTGGTTGGTAATAAATGTGATTTAGTTGAGAACAAGGTTGTTGACACACAAACTGCTAAG GCTTTTGCTGACGAGCTTGGGATCCCTTTCCTTGAGACAAGTGCTAAGGACTCGATCAATGTTGAGCAGGCTTTCTTAACCATGGCTGCCGAgataaagaaaaa AATGGGAAACCAACCAGCTGCTAACAGGTCGAGCGGAGCTGTAGAAATGAAGGGCCAGCCAATTCAGCAAAACAGCAATTGTTGTGGTTAG